GGTGGGCCTGGCTGCTGCGGGCCAGCAGGCTGGCCGGCTCCGGCCGCTCCACCGTGGCGAGAGGTCGCTGAGCGGCCGTCCGTACGGTCCGGCGGGGTAGGCGACGAGGTGTCACCGATGTGCACGATGTTCACGTATTGGTACTCATATGATTACCCTGTGACAACCCCCGACACCTTGCGCCTACCGGCCTGGACCTTGCTGACGAACCACGGGCACGTGCTGCTCGCCATCGCCCGCGACCCCCAGGCCCGGCTGCGGGACGTGGCGGCACGGGTCGGGATAACCGAACGGGCCGCGCACACCATCGTGGCCGACCTGGAGGAAGCCGGATATCTGACCCGACACCGGGTCGGCCGCCGCAACGAATACACCGTCGACCCGATGGTGCCGTTCCGGCATCCGGCCGAACGGGACCACCTAGTCGGCGAGCTGCTCGCGCTGTTCACCGACGTCGGCCCCCACGGCACAGCGGCCACCGCCACCGACGACTCCGCCCGCGCTGACGGCGGCGCCGGTGACCGGGGCGGCCAAGGCGGCCAGGCGCACGTCGTGACGGCAGGACCCCAGTCCCGCAACGGCGGGTCGTTCGCATCTGTGCCGCACCCCGCGCCAGGTATGGACTGGGTGCAGGTGCAGTCGAAGGAGTGAGCACGATGAACGCCAACCATCTGATCGTCGTCGGCATCGACGGCTCCGACGGAGCCCGCCGAGCGCTGGACTGGGCGGCCCAGGAGGCCGCGACCCGGGGCGGAACGCTGCGAGTGGTGACCGCGTGGCGCTGGGACTCCGGCACCGTGGTCAGCCCTGTCGAAGAACGCCAACGGGCCAACAAGCTGCTCGACCAGGAACTGGCCGCGTCGACCGCCCGACACGGCGCGGCGCTGCCGGTCGTCGGCGAGGTCCATGAGGGACGCGCCGCCGACGTGTTGACCCTCGCCGCCCGCTCCGCCGACCTGCTCGTGCTGGGCAGCCACGGACACAGCCGGCTGCACCACACCGTACTCGGCTCGGTCAGCGAGGAGTGCATCCGCAAGGCGACCTGTCC
The sequence above is a segment of the Solwaraspora sp. WMMD406 genome. Coding sequences within it:
- a CDS encoding universal stress protein encodes the protein MNANHLIVVGIDGSDGARRALDWAAQEAATRGGTLRVVTAWRWDSGTVVSPVEERQRANKLLDQELAASTARHGAALPVVGEVHEGRAADVLTLAARSADLLVLGSHGHSRLHHTVLGSVSEECIRKATCPVVVIPVPAPATPAPAGAVAVG